Genomic DNA from Theobroma cacao cultivar B97-61/B2 chromosome 3, Criollo_cocoa_genome_V2, whole genome shotgun sequence:
gcttgaaccctgtttctaataaaagtcataagccttaacaactgttttggtaaattacaaatattttatggtttaaaaaataaattaaaaaccttatgaaatggtttgtgatttattgtttaaacttgcctccattttactcgcctttagatatttataataatgtctgtttactcattgggattgcaaaatctcactcacctcctttccaaatatttcaggtctgtggtagcttgtagatacccgattttgttgaggatttcagttgacccctctatctcacaaaCAGTAGATTACTATCACCAATACTtagtgtatttatgggccacttgttattgtaattattattgtacattataactttgtaaattattgtatatatgaatttattttacttccacgttacaaaagattacttacacgtgtttctataaatattgttttatataaaaatgctatattttaatcaatattttgaatagtaatatttgtctataaatccttttaaaaaaaataaaacaatttttgtcttttgatttacttgagccggaaacgactggtaattgtttaaaacggaatgtttaacaacgattgctcacagaaaaggtaagaaactgatacgtaagccttgtggggtttcgattggcattttgagtaatgagtgtcaatcgagacgtcacggcggttgtcatgggcccgagggaggttccgggtcgtgacataacaACTTTCAATCCACAGTTTTCTGTCTATTACCAGAAGCTAACCATTCACAACCCATAACCATTTAAAGTATTTCCTTATTGCTAGTATCCTATTCAATCACAAATTCTAGTGATCCACTTaacttaagatttttttctaattaaaccAAAGAGTCCCAATGAGGACTTTACTCAAGATAATTAAATTCAACCCGAAATCTGATATCTACAGTCCTTATCCATCACTAATCActaatatgttaattttatataatatatatttatatgtattacttaattattatatatatgttataaaaactaagataataattactaataaagttattaaaatataatcatataaataaagttaataaAGTTACTAATAAAGGTTGTAATTACTAATAAActattattagtttttgtttaatatattattgaattttatcacctatttttatgaaagaaaacatatttatatttttaatattataaaatccagtttgtatatatttaattttattaatgtattttctataaaatattaataatatttaaaaaaaaaattaatatattttaaataaaaaattttaaaaatagtaatACTGATGGAatttttcaacgaaaaatttcattggaaaatCTAGCGggctttaaatttttttttgcactttaaactttccaacaaaattccaaagaattatttttcgttgaaaatttctAACGAAAATCCATCggaaattccgttggaaagtTTGGAggcaataaattttttttgtgcCAAAAAATTTTTCGatggatttccaacggaatttatCCATTGGAATTATTCTGTTGGAAATCTGTCGTAAAAAGTCACAAGAAATTTTCGTCGaaatttcgttgaaaatttctAACGGAATTTTTTCCGTCgaaaaaaactaattttcttgtagtgatatatatatacacactcaaactttaataaaaaaagaaatcataatttaaattaaacaataataaatagaaaaaatatagTATATCAATATGCTTGCTCATCATAACTTGCATGTATTTTTcttcataataataattttgatatttctttCCATgtctgtgtttttttttttaaatcttttttcattttgtttttgaaagttCTTCCCTTATCCTTCCCAAGTGGTCTTACAGGTTGCTGCAAAATCTGTACCAGGCTAAAACAGGTCAAAAGCATTACTTTATACTTTTGCCTTATTTTGGTAATTCAAACTTAGCGCTGCTGCCCTAATCAATGATTctaaaaaaaaggagaaaacatCTCTTTTTAAGTATGCTAAACTACTAAACTCATGTTTTCTTTTAGGTAAATAAAGgcataatatttgaaaaggtttttgaaatatttaagaaaattcaaataagtctttattcttctattacgttcaattaagttcttgtatttttattttgtatcaaatatacttttataattaatattgaattaattgtcattagttaaaatatcgcttatcattttatatctatgTGACACTGACataaaatgtgaaaaaatatttcacaaTCATGTTATCGTATTACATCAACATGTCACATCATTATTCATTATGATACATCAATATGTCACGTCAGCGTCGagtgatataaaataacaaatgatattttgactaataagatataaaaaaccattattcttaaaagcttatttgattgaaaaaaaaaattagattgaaaagaataaaataataaaaacttatttaaatttttcaacataatttaagagattttttagttattatcataaataaataatatttcaattataaaaaaataaacagcAAAAAGATGTAACGGATATTTCTCGTTGTTGTACGTAATTAGATCGGGTGAACAATGGACAAATGAATCAAGTCAAGCCATGGGGAAAAGAAGATGCATGGACTTGAAATTATATGTCTAACAAAGCAAAACGAAAGGTTCCATCAATGGCAAGAGTCGCTGTCTGGAAAATTCAATCTTCACGTGTTAATATTATCTAACAAaaacttttattgaaaaaataaacaaaattttgtcaCGTGTGAAGGATTCAATTCATTGCTATGGAGTCTATTGAATTTGAATATTGGATGGTAGTAGTACTATTCATTTCCCGCATgcgaaattttcattttcttattggatGTTGCAAAAATATCAGGGTACTTGTCCCTTTCCCACCTCCCATTCATGGCTCAGGAATTTTCAATTTACAAAATCTCAATTATTACTTTCTTGTTCAATAGTTATGGAAATTTCTGGTTCACATGGCTGAGCTGATTAAGcaataaaattgaagagaGAGGGAGCATTTGAAGTCTAGCACAGCGATGGTTTGCCCATTAACAAGAACATGGAAGCTGACAGCAACAACGAGTGGCTATTGTTCTAACTCCACGGTTTTCTTCTTATCCACCACATCCCATCCACAAAATAGGAGACAGAGTTTGGctgttttgtcttttgatcccacatcttcatcttctttgAGCTCTTCTTGCTCTAATTCTCCTGTAACTGCTTACTCAACCAACAAGAAATATGTGCCAATTGCAAGAAGCGATGCTAGTTGTTTGGCCGACGTACATAGTGATGACAAAGTTGAGAAAGAAACATCCACAACAAAGAACGTGGAGATTGAAGAAAAGTTGGTGGTTAGAAAGCAGCCTTTGTGGCAAAAGCTTCTGTTTGCGTCCAAGAAGATCAGGAGTATTGTCTTGCTCAATTTCATCACCATTGTTTATGGTATGTTTCTGCTTTCAGTTTTGCTTATAAGCAAATTTGATGTAATTGGACTAAGAATACTTCAAAAGCTAGAACACTAAAGGAACTAAAACTATAATGTTGGTAGGTAAGAATCAGACAATaggtttaaaatttaaacttatcAGTGTGACGGGATACTCGAACTTTGCTATTATTCTTCTGACAAAGTGAATAGATTCTTTGTTAGGATTGATTACCTTTTGGTAGCCTAATTGTggaaatagataaaaatagTTCATTCAGCCATGGtaattgttatttaatttgtcttGCCTCCCTGCCTCTATAATAACATTTGGAGTCCTATATGTATGTGCAATCGTTTTAATCAAGAATTTAACAAGAGAAATGGCATGATACAGAACCATTTGGCTAAAAGTGATGACTATGATGCTGAGTTCCGCCTGGCTTTGGCTCTAGATAATTCGATTTCTTAGTTAGAAATCACGAATTGAAGTGTTTCTAAGATTTGCATTGGTGTCAAATTCTGCAGCAAGTGATATTCCAGTTATAAAAACAGTTGAAACTATAATGGACCCGGCACCCTTCTCCGCTGTGCGGTTTGTCATGTCAGCTATACCTTTCTTGCCATTTGTGCTTCGGGCTCGAGATGATGTTCATATCCGTAAGGCAGGGATAGAGTTGGGACTCTGGGTCAGTTTAGGCTACTTTGTTGAGGCACTTGGACTGCTAACGGCTGATGCAGGGCGTGCATCATTTATTTCTCTGTTTACGGTAAGTTCTGTGTTTTGACTCTATACGATGAAGTAGGCCTTGCAAATGGTATCACTAAGGCTCCTCCATTGTTGCACTAATCTCAATCCTCTAACGCTAATAAATTCTTTCGCCAGGGAAAACTTCATACTTGAAAaggttttttctttcaagtCCTACTAGGAAGACTTAATCTAAGAAAGTAACAGGAATGAAGACCGATGATACCTCCTacatttcattattttctcaGTTTGGAGTGCTATGTATTTTCCCAGCATGCATGAACACAAATCTACATGATTTACTTTTCCAGTTCAAGGACATGGATGTGCAATAAATAGAGGTGCTCCTTTTGAGAATGCAAGTccatttataatcaattcctaCTGCTGCAACAGGTTATCGTGGTACCAATGCTTGATAGCATGTTAGGAGCTATAGTACCTGCTCGTACTTGGTTTGGAATTCTCATGTCTGCACTAGGTGTTGCAATGCTGGAATGTAGTGGCTCTCCACCAAATGTAAGCATTatatggttttcttttttaactgCATTTTTCTTATGCTTATAAGTTACAACATAAAGaaaacactaaaaatgaaGACATTAAGAAGATCTCTTTCCTCTCTTAATTTGACTGTATCTTGTTCCTTTCAGTTTGGAGATCTTCTAAGCTTTTTGAGCGCTATATTTTTTGGAATTCACATGCTCAGGACTGAACATCTTTCAAGAAGCACAAAGGAGGAGAACTTCTTGGCACTTCTCGGATATGAGGTTTGTTGCTGGACTGTGAATGGGACTACCTTCATGTATTTCATTTCTTGCTAATTGTGTGGATAATAGATCATTCAGCATTCAAgcaattcaataatttttatgGTTTATTTTAGGTCGGTgttgttgctctgttttcaaCACTCTGGGTTGTAATTGGAGGATGGTTCGATGGCACACAAGATTTTGATAAATCATCTTGGACATGGGAACTGCTGTGGGACTGGATGGTTGCCTTCCCCTGGGTTCCTGCACTATATACCGGCATATTCTCAACCGGATTGTGCCTGTGGATAGAGGtattgttttcattttctgCTTGTTATCCATGTTCAAAGAACAAACAAGAATCAGCTTCGAAATGGCTCTCATTGGCAGCTCAAATAATTCCTTATTTTCAATTGCTTTTACAATAACATGCAA
This window encodes:
- the LOC18604330 gene encoding uncharacterized protein LOC18604330 — protein: MVCPLTRTWKLTATTSGYCSNSTVFFLSTTSHPQNRRQSLAVLSFDPTSSSSLSSSCSNSPVTAYSTNKKYVPIARSDASCLADVHSDDKVEKETSTTKNVEIEEKLVVRKQPLWQKLLFASKKIRSIVLLNFITIVYASDIPVIKTVETIMDPAPFSAVRFVMSAIPFLPFVLRARDDVHIRKAGIELGLWVSLGYFVEALGLLTADAGRASFISLFTVIVVPMLDSMLGAIVPARTWFGILMSALGVAMLECSGSPPNFGDLLSFLSAIFFGIHMLRTEHLSRSTKEENFLALLGYEVGVVALFSTLWVVIGGWFDGTQDFDKSSWTWELLWDWMVAFPWVPALYTGIFSTGLCLWIEIAAMREVSATETAIIYGMEPVWGAAFAWFLLGERWGTTGWIGAALVLGGSLIVQIFGSSATKGSVEVERGNRKGNLLLVSEVDKGKLQKKLSTSPIVVRSRADMMDMF